The following are encoded together in the Myxococcus virescens genome:
- a CDS encoding SMI1/KNR4 family protein produces MHEWLEALRKSVKASSAGVSPEEIRRAETECGVPFPDELTDLYQAFNGGELNGEVLLFRLHGAEGDPSVLEKTRLKLEGLPAAGLWRIGLKGQHRHLFASRKSAMVEQGDGGGPLPAWVEALDSDDWVYGTWEGEKRQMRLYRSLKDMLDVLVPPAEVESFGERTFARAMNAVLQGALSGVQVDEEDEEAAESGEAPLGAAAEAEAAEEAEQLEEAELADEEAAEVAVEETEVRELAYEYDDVRPSPRYEDGAGPRKARAQAQQMPLAIGGAGVLFPKSASSRVQGVKKKAAAEPTPAKARPAKKVAIESASAELPTGAAEAISEPEAAPKKVLAQTGVAKKSSATTKRATKAPAQERTEKKPATAKEATKAPAQKAAAKKESATAKAPAQKGAAKKESATAKAPAQKGAAKKAATAKAPARKAAAKKAVTAKAPAQKGAAKKAPAQKGAAKRAGAPTSAVQKALAQKGAAKRAGAPTSAAKKATAQKSAAKNAAAQKSAAKKSSVKKAAAQKSGAKKSAAKKGSARKPAAKKGARGR; encoded by the coding sequence ATGCACGAGTGGTTGGAGGCACTTCGCAAGTCGGTAAAGGCATCGTCAGCTGGCGTCTCTCCCGAGGAGATTCGCCGGGCCGAAACGGAGTGCGGCGTTCCATTCCCCGATGAGCTCACCGACCTGTATCAGGCGTTCAACGGGGGCGAGCTCAACGGTGAGGTTCTTCTCTTCCGTCTGCACGGCGCGGAGGGAGACCCGAGCGTCCTGGAGAAGACCCGCCTCAAGCTGGAAGGGCTTCCCGCGGCGGGGCTGTGGCGCATCGGCTTGAAGGGGCAGCACCGGCACCTCTTCGCCTCGCGCAAGTCGGCCATGGTGGAGCAGGGCGACGGTGGCGGTCCGTTGCCGGCCTGGGTCGAGGCGCTGGATAGCGACGACTGGGTCTATGGCACCTGGGAGGGCGAGAAGCGCCAGATGCGGCTGTACCGCTCGTTGAAGGACATGCTCGACGTGCTCGTGCCCCCCGCGGAGGTGGAGAGCTTCGGTGAGCGCACCTTTGCCCGGGCGATGAATGCCGTCCTTCAGGGGGCGCTATCCGGCGTCCAGGTCGACGAGGAGGACGAAGAAGCGGCGGAGTCCGGCGAGGCACCGCTCGGTGCGGCGGCCGAGGCCGAAGCAGCCGAAGAGGCCGAGCAGCTCGAGGAGGCGGAGCTGGCCGATGAGGAGGCCGCCGAAGTGGCGGTAGAGGAGACGGAGGTACGCGAGCTCGCGTACGAGTACGACGACGTCCGCCCGTCTCCCCGTTACGAGGATGGGGCCGGCCCGAGAAAGGCACGCGCGCAGGCCCAGCAGATGCCGCTCGCCATCGGTGGCGCTGGCGTGCTGTTCCCGAAAAGCGCGTCGAGCAGGGTGCAGGGTGTGAAGAAGAAGGCCGCCGCGGAGCCCACTCCCGCGAAGGCGCGCCCCGCGAAGAAGGTCGCCATTGAATCGGCTTCGGCGGAGCTTCCAACTGGAGCGGCTGAGGCCATTTCGGAGCCGGAGGCTGCGCCCAAGAAGGTCCTCGCCCAGACGGGTGTGGCGAAGAAGTCCTCCGCCACCACGAAGAGGGCGACGAAGGCCCCTGCCCAGGAGCGCACTGAGAAGAAGCCTGCCACCGCGAAGGAGGCGACGAAGGCCCCCGCGCAGAAGGCCGCGGCGAAGAAGGAGTCCGCCACCGCGAAGGCTCCTGCCCAGAAGGGCGCGGCGAAGAAGGAGTCCGCCACCGCGAAGGCTCCTGCCCAGAAGGGCGCGGCGAAGAAGGCCGCTACCGCAAAGGCCCCCGCGAGGAAGGCCGCGGCGAAAAAGGCCGTCACCGCGAAGGCCCCTGCCCAGAAGGGCGCGGCGAAGAAGGCCCCTGCTCAGAAGGGCGCTGCAAAGCGGGCCGGTGCCCCGACGAGCGCGGTGCAGAAGGCCCTTGCTCAGAAGGGCGCTGCAAAGCGGGCCGGTGCCCCGACGAGCGCGGCGAAGAAGGCGACTGCTCAGAAGAGCGCGGCGAAGAACGCGGCTGCACAGAAGAGCGCAGCCAAGAAGTCGTCTGTGAAGAAGGCCGCTGCTCAGAAGTCCGGGGCGAAGAAGAGCGCTGCGAAGAAGGGCTCAGCCCGGAAGCCAGCGGCGAAGAAGGGCGCACGCGGCCGGTAG
- a CDS encoding thioredoxin family protein → MAHPVSYEGTAENFDQLVLEPKGELVVVDFWGDGCPNCEIYAAAEPALLADLDGAPMRVVKVNAYQYEDLAKRFGLFGIPTFLLFREGKLIGKMSQYYGKEYWLGVVRDHLPRA, encoded by the coding sequence ATGGCACATCCCGTGAGCTACGAGGGGACGGCGGAGAACTTCGACCAACTGGTCCTGGAACCCAAGGGTGAGCTGGTGGTCGTGGACTTCTGGGGTGACGGCTGTCCGAACTGCGAAATCTACGCGGCGGCCGAGCCCGCGTTGCTGGCGGATCTGGATGGCGCCCCGATGCGCGTCGTCAAGGTGAACGCATACCAGTACGAGGATCTGGCCAAGCGCTTCGGCCTCTTCGGCATCCCCACGTTCCTGCTGTTTCGTGAGGGCAAGCTCATCGGGAAGATGAGCCAGTACTACGGGAAGGAGTACTGGCTCGGCGTGGTGCGGGACCACCTGCCCAGGGCCTGA
- a CDS encoding DUF5131 family protein: MGDTAIEWTDVVWNVTKGCSRKSPGCGGGTPGLRKGGCYAERMAIRMSGPGQPYEGLVESTPAGPRWTGKVVLNEDLLDAPLRWKKPRRVFVNSMSDLFHESLSFSDIDRVFATMRLAERHTFQVLTKRADRMREYVEWARARSIVEGLEVVPGRPITWERAHPNVWLGVSVEDQRRADERIPHLLATPAAVRFLSCEPLLGPVDLERYLKPTLHTTGGERLQHPDPRIPSEGGRWDWGIFWVIAGGESGPGARPMHPEWARRLRDQCVVAGVPFFFKQWGAWAPREYLDPRALHAIRSDSGHVAPMATGLERSHADAAWQAIENVGKKAAGRELDGRTWDEFPGEASHG; this comes from the coding sequence GTGGGTGATACCGCCATCGAGTGGACGGACGTCGTGTGGAACGTCACCAAGGGCTGCAGCAGGAAGTCGCCCGGGTGTGGCGGTGGCACCCCGGGCCTGCGCAAGGGCGGCTGCTACGCGGAGCGGATGGCCATCCGCATGTCCGGGCCGGGGCAACCGTATGAGGGGCTCGTGGAGTCCACGCCGGCCGGGCCCCGGTGGACCGGCAAGGTGGTGCTCAACGAGGACCTGCTCGACGCGCCCTTGCGCTGGAAGAAGCCGCGCCGCGTGTTCGTCAACAGCATGAGCGACCTGTTCCACGAGTCGCTGTCCTTCTCGGACATCGACCGTGTCTTCGCGACGATGCGCCTGGCCGAGCGGCACACCTTTCAGGTGCTCACGAAGCGCGCCGACCGGATGCGCGAGTACGTGGAGTGGGCCCGCGCCCGTTCCATCGTCGAAGGGCTGGAAGTCGTGCCCGGCAGGCCCATCACCTGGGAGCGCGCGCACCCCAACGTGTGGCTGGGCGTGTCCGTGGAGGACCAGCGCCGCGCCGACGAGCGCATCCCCCACCTTCTGGCGACGCCCGCGGCCGTGCGATTCCTCTCGTGCGAGCCGCTCCTCGGGCCCGTGGACCTGGAGCGCTACCTCAAGCCCACCCTGCACACGACGGGCGGCGAGCGACTCCAGCATCCCGACCCTCGCATCCCGAGCGAGGGCGGCCGGTGGGACTGGGGCATCTTCTGGGTCATCGCCGGCGGCGAGTCGGGCCCTGGCGCGCGTCCCATGCACCCCGAATGGGCGCGTCGCCTGCGCGACCAGTGCGTCGTGGCTGGGGTGCCCTTCTTCTTCAAGCAGTGGGGCGCGTGGGCGCCTCGTGAGTACCTCGACCCGAGGGCGCTCCACGCCATCCGTTCGGACTCCGGCCACGTCGCGCCGATGGCCACCGGGCTGGAGCGGAGTCACGCCGACGCCGCGTGGCAGGCCATCGAGAACGTGGGGAAGAAGGCCGCCGGCCGCGAGCTGGACGGACGCACCTGGGACGAGTTCCCCGGGGAGGCGTCCCATGGCTGA
- a CDS encoding helix-turn-helix domain-containing protein: protein MGNCDGNDESLPPRLSIVRGDEPALPAEDGLWTRDEVCAYLKMGSTWVREKTASGELPCLKLGRSVRYSPAAIKEWVEQQGRGR, encoded by the coding sequence ATGGGCAACTGTGACGGCAACGATGAATCTCTCCCGCCGCGGCTCTCGATTGTGCGTGGTGACGAGCCTGCGTTGCCGGCTGAGGATGGGCTGTGGACCCGCGATGAGGTCTGCGCCTACCTGAAGATGGGGTCGACGTGGGTGCGCGAGAAGACGGCGTCCGGCGAGTTGCCGTGCCTCAAGTTGGGCCGAAGCGTTCGCTACAGCCCTGCGGCCATTAAGGAGTGGGTGGAACAGCAGGGACGGGGGCGCTGA
- a CDS encoding SanA/YdcF family protein — protein MAPLPVFSGSMKPGGARWVWLRRGLAVLAAGGLGLLALSHLVRLSYQDRIVPLEEAPQAPVALVFGAGLARGAVPSPVLAQRLDAAIALWQQGKVQMVLVSGDQTKPFHHETRAMRRYLVEHGVPESAVLGDEAGLSTYDSCLRAATVFGAKRAVLVTQRFHLTRALFIANSVGIDAWGVAADEGRATPWRYQVRETLSRVLALAMVMLEVEPAYPSGRTVLPER, from the coding sequence ATGGCCCCTCTACCGGTGTTCTCGGGGTCCATGAAGCCAGGCGGTGCGAGATGGGTGTGGTTGCGTAGAGGCCTCGCGGTGCTGGCCGCGGGGGGGCTGGGACTGCTCGCCCTCTCCCACCTCGTCCGCCTCAGCTACCAGGACCGCATCGTCCCCCTGGAAGAGGCGCCCCAGGCCCCCGTGGCGTTGGTGTTCGGCGCGGGTCTGGCGCGGGGCGCGGTGCCCTCCCCCGTGCTCGCCCAGCGACTGGATGCGGCCATCGCGCTGTGGCAGCAGGGCAAGGTGCAGATGGTGCTCGTCAGTGGAGACCAGACGAAGCCCTTCCACCACGAGACGCGCGCCATGCGGCGCTACCTGGTGGAGCACGGCGTGCCAGAAAGCGCGGTCCTGGGCGACGAAGCGGGGCTGTCCACCTATGACAGCTGCCTGCGAGCCGCCACGGTGTTCGGCGCGAAGCGGGCGGTGCTCGTCACCCAGCGCTTCCACCTGACGCGGGCGCTGTTCATCGCCAACTCGGTGGGCATCGACGCGTGGGGCGTGGCCGCGGACGAGGGACGGGCGACGCCGTGGCGCTACCAGGTGCGCGAGACGCTGTCGCGCGTGCTGGCCCTGGCCATGGTGATGCTGGAGGTGGAGCCCGCCTACCCCTCTGGCCGCACCGTGCTCCCGGAGCGCTGA
- a CDS encoding transglycosylase SLT domain-containing protein: protein MSQLPSRLSRWRSTVEPIAALYRLDPLLVYAVMDRESLGGDALTPKGPSGTGDHGHGRGLMQVDDRAHKGFVSAVDDLGRPLWQDPSVNVLYGCRLLRRNLDSLDGYMAGALAAYNAGLGRVRSALARLPPDATDAQRLAAVDGVTTGRDYASNVLSRRERFAGSAPAASGA, encoded by the coding sequence ATGTCCCAGCTTCCCTCTCGCCTCTCGCGCTGGCGCTCTACGGTGGAGCCCATCGCCGCGCTGTACCGCCTGGACCCACTGCTGGTGTACGCCGTCATGGACAGGGAGTCCTTGGGCGGCGACGCCCTCACGCCCAAGGGGCCCAGCGGCACTGGGGACCACGGCCACGGGCGCGGGCTGATGCAGGTGGATGACAGGGCCCACAAGGGCTTCGTCTCGGCCGTGGACGACCTGGGCCGGCCGCTGTGGCAGGACCCGTCCGTCAACGTGCTGTACGGCTGCCGCCTCCTGCGGCGCAATCTGGACTCCCTGGACGGGTACATGGCCGGCGCGCTTGCTGCGTACAACGCGGGCCTGGGCCGGGTGCGCTCCGCGCTGGCGCGGCTGCCTCCGGACGCCACGGACGCGCAGCGCCTGGCCGCAGTGGACGGCGTCACCACCGGCCGGGACTACGCCAGCAACGTCCTCTCGCGGCGCGAGCGCTTCGCTGGCTCCGCGCCCGCTGCGTCTGGCGCCTGA
- a CDS encoding ERF family protein, translating to MRKLAEVMGSVGHVPKSGRNKFHGYDYATEADIVAAVRTGLSERALMLIPTVVDTTWAAVDRQKGNSDRLVTLTVRFTLHDGESGETLSFEVLGEGQDPGDKATYKALTGATKYALLKLFLIPTGDDPEQDETPPRGGQQNQQRTGQQGQQRGAQQSQSRNRQQPQQPPQEKQGSVQQGKPNQVAEQGERRTTSPASRDSRPPEQASRTEPPAGSAPTDAIGFGKHKAVRRTEAATEILVEAAAEGEAMLKRQPNIFNAPALRASLDAIRDELALRQKAPVGTSAPQTATAAKCGFGPWKGKAISLMSDEDLGAAVDMANEKLLEEPKAQWASAMEANRELLLAEISRRGMLAVQNGREPGSDG from the coding sequence GTGCGGAAGCTTGCAGAGGTGATGGGGTCAGTCGGCCACGTCCCGAAGTCGGGGCGAAACAAGTTCCACGGCTACGACTACGCCACGGAGGCGGACATCGTGGCGGCGGTCCGCACGGGCCTATCGGAACGCGCTCTCATGCTCATCCCCACCGTCGTGGACACGACGTGGGCCGCCGTGGACCGCCAGAAGGGCAACTCGGACCGCCTCGTCACGCTGACCGTCCGCTTCACGCTGCATGACGGCGAGAGCGGGGAGACGCTGTCCTTCGAGGTGTTGGGCGAGGGCCAGGACCCGGGCGACAAGGCCACGTACAAGGCCCTTACTGGCGCGACGAAGTACGCCCTGCTCAAGCTCTTCCTGATTCCCACGGGCGACGACCCAGAGCAGGACGAGACGCCCCCGCGCGGCGGGCAGCAGAACCAGCAGCGGACCGGCCAGCAGGGGCAACAACGTGGCGCGCAACAGAGCCAGTCGCGCAACCGGCAGCAGCCCCAGCAGCCCCCCCAGGAGAAGCAGGGTTCCGTGCAACAGGGCAAGCCGAACCAGGTGGCGGAGCAAGGCGAGCGCCGCACCACCTCCCCTGCCTCTCGCGACTCACGCCCGCCCGAACAAGCGAGCCGCACTGAGCCCCCCGCCGGGAGCGCGCCCACGGATGCCATCGGCTTCGGCAAACACAAGGCAGTGCGGCGCACGGAGGCCGCTACCGAAATCCTCGTCGAGGCAGCGGCAGAGGGCGAGGCCATGCTCAAGCGGCAGCCCAACATCTTCAATGCTCCGGCGCTGAGGGCCTCACTTGATGCCATTCGCGACGAGCTGGCACTCCGTCAGAAGGCGCCGGTTGGGACGAGCGCACCGCAGACGGCCACAGCGGCGAAGTGTGGCTTCGGTCCGTGGAAGGGGAAGGCCATCTCCTTGATGTCGGACGAGGATCTGGGTGCGGCCGTGGACATGGCCAACGAGAAGCTGCTGGAGGAGCCCAAGGCGCAGTGGGCGTCGGCGATGGAGGCCAACCGGGAGTTGCTGCTCGCGGAGATTTCCCGGCGCGGAATGCTCGCTGTCCAGAACGGACGCGAGCCGGGCTCTGACGGCTGA
- a CDS encoding site-specific integrase, which yields MARVFFRYSEEVLDALAAQYGLERKGLIGALQKREEVGEKVVWPRQEAPTNGTWYLDYRDAAKARQQPSTIARTKSEAEKKLRDALNDTDDAKAGRRPTRFRPMRLSDAAAEMLKLRVGTPSYVMDELNLRLHVLPFLGRKFLTEITPADVEELAVILSRGGKGRKALAPGSVQQAIRRLASVFTWAKKKKLFFGDSPTREAKRPKIPKRLPKRLSDVQVVKLLSESRQWHDLFWVAATTGLREGELCALEWTHLVLDTEEPHVLVAGSHSADTPKDFEERVVPIPRDVAEMLRRRRDAATSRYVWPGPDGGMQRCADTVYGDAFKEAAVRAGLVRGWAHACNCGHHFFAPTRRPRRCPKCPATVLPKVVRGEFTFRHLRSTYASALGNPVLAQKALGHSDLSTTMVHYYQVDAAKVREAAEVLPFAVGAGRLAATGQMRDKSTQHSNQEEVSAMLASDVSPLSPSSQALGRWSRTTPSQYSFP from the coding sequence ATGGCCCGCGTCTTCTTCCGCTACTCAGAGGAGGTGCTCGACGCGCTCGCTGCTCAGTACGGGCTGGAGCGGAAGGGGCTCATCGGTGCGCTGCAGAAGCGCGAGGAGGTTGGTGAGAAGGTCGTCTGGCCCCGCCAGGAGGCGCCCACTAACGGCACCTGGTACCTCGACTATCGCGACGCCGCGAAGGCGCGCCAGCAGCCATCCACCATCGCGCGTACGAAGAGCGAGGCAGAGAAGAAGCTCCGCGACGCGCTGAACGACACGGACGACGCGAAAGCTGGGCGCCGGCCGACGCGCTTCAGGCCGATGCGTTTGAGTGATGCCGCTGCGGAGATGCTCAAGCTTCGGGTGGGCACGCCCAGCTACGTCATGGACGAATTGAACCTCCGGCTTCACGTGCTGCCGTTTCTGGGCAGGAAGTTCCTGACGGAGATTACCCCCGCTGACGTCGAAGAGCTCGCCGTCATCTTGTCGCGAGGGGGGAAGGGGCGAAAGGCGCTGGCGCCTGGTTCCGTCCAGCAGGCCATCCGGCGACTCGCGTCGGTGTTCACCTGGGCGAAGAAGAAGAAGCTCTTCTTCGGAGACAGCCCGACTCGGGAGGCGAAGCGGCCGAAGATTCCAAAGCGGCTGCCGAAGCGGCTGTCGGACGTTCAGGTCGTCAAGCTCCTGTCGGAGTCGCGCCAGTGGCACGACCTCTTCTGGGTGGCCGCTACGACGGGCCTGCGAGAGGGCGAGTTGTGCGCGCTCGAGTGGACGCACTTGGTGCTGGACACGGAAGAGCCCCATGTGTTGGTCGCCGGAAGCCACAGCGCGGACACACCGAAGGACTTCGAGGAGCGGGTGGTGCCCATCCCTCGCGACGTGGCGGAGATGCTCCGTCGACGCCGGGACGCAGCCACCAGTCGGTATGTCTGGCCGGGGCCGGACGGTGGAATGCAGCGGTGCGCCGACACCGTCTACGGCGACGCCTTCAAAGAGGCTGCGGTGCGAGCCGGGCTCGTCCGCGGGTGGGCCCACGCGTGCAACTGCGGGCACCACTTCTTCGCCCCCACACGCAGGCCCCGCCGGTGCCCGAAGTGTCCGGCGACGGTGCTGCCAAAGGTAGTGCGCGGCGAGTTCACCTTTCGCCACCTGCGCAGCACCTACGCGAGCGCCCTCGGCAATCCTGTCCTGGCTCAGAAGGCGCTGGGGCACTCGGACCTGAGCACGACGATGGTCCACTACTACCAGGTCGACGCCGCAAAGGTCCGCGAGGCCGCCGAGGTGCTCCCTTTCGCTGTGGGGGCGGGGCGGCTGGCGGCGACGGGACAAATGCGGGACAAATCCACGCAGCACAGCAATCAGGAAGAGGTGTCAGCCATGCTCGCCAGTGACGTTTCCCCTCTGTCGCCCTCTAGTCAGGCCCTGGGCAGGTGGTCCCGCACCACGCCGAGCCAGTACTCCTTCCCGTAG
- a CDS encoding KilA-N domain-containing protein → MTCRSDSLVVGEVVVRRDAHGRYCLNDLHRAAGLEKRHQPNDFLRLTSTKEIIAAINSGEPRSLPVQTVEGRNGGTYVCKALVYDYAMWISATFRLKVIEAFDAMVRGVPDAPATPQLPGDYIEALEALVVAEKEKLRLSAVNAQQAQQLEAQKPDVDLARRYLGAIGNRCLTDAATALEVPPKWFVRYLLDSNICYRRPQQPGQKRRNRLLPHAEFVAKGYLVNKARLVERQTAEGIVQDDRGQTMVTPVGMAWFFARLKSTAGSGVANIAPALPANPKQESLLAKADGGEPG, encoded by the coding sequence ATGACGTGTAGGTCAGACTCCCTCGTTGTCGGTGAAGTCGTTGTCCGCCGGGACGCCCACGGCAGGTACTGCCTGAACGACCTGCACAGGGCTGCCGGACTGGAGAAGCGCCACCAGCCCAACGACTTCCTCCGACTCACCAGCACCAAGGAAATCATCGCGGCGATAAACTCCGGGGAACCCCGGAGTTTGCCCGTGCAGACGGTGGAGGGCCGGAATGGCGGCACCTACGTCTGCAAGGCGCTGGTCTACGACTACGCCATGTGGATTTCGGCAACGTTCCGCCTCAAGGTCATCGAGGCATTCGACGCGATGGTCCGCGGCGTACCGGATGCGCCGGCCACGCCTCAACTCCCGGGCGACTACATCGAGGCACTGGAGGCCCTCGTCGTGGCCGAGAAGGAGAAACTCCGGCTCTCCGCTGTGAATGCCCAGCAGGCCCAGCAACTCGAAGCCCAGAAGCCGGACGTCGACCTGGCTCGGAGATACCTTGGGGCGATTGGGAACAGGTGCCTTACGGACGCGGCGACAGCACTCGAAGTCCCGCCGAAGTGGTTCGTCCGATATCTCCTGGACAGCAACATTTGCTACCGCCGCCCCCAGCAGCCAGGCCAGAAGAGGAGGAACCGCCTCCTGCCTCATGCGGAGTTCGTGGCGAAGGGGTACCTCGTCAACAAGGCACGTCTGGTGGAGCGCCAGACTGCGGAAGGAATCGTCCAGGACGACCGAGGGCAGACGATGGTGACCCCCGTGGGCATGGCGTGGTTCTTCGCCCGCTTGAAAAGCACCGCCGGCAGCGGCGTCGCGAACATCGCGCCTGCTCTGCCCGCCAACCCAAAGCAGGAATCCCTGCTGGCCAAGGCCGACGGAGGCGAGCCTGGGTAG